The following proteins come from a genomic window of Venturia canescens isolate UGA chromosome 4, ASM1945775v1, whole genome shotgun sequence:
- the LOC122410127 gene encoding inactive hydroxysteroid dehydrogenase-like protein 1 — MLMLIVMWVLVALIMLSAILDPVSRVSRALWEILVPIFDRTPVDLKAKFGEWAVVTGSTDGIGKAYAKELASRGINLILISRTLARLENTRNEILEVNPKIEVRIIVADFSKGRDVAEDIAKKLANLPVGILVNNVGMQYSYPMYVGEVPQDDLWDIINVNVGATTLMTRITINGMKERGKGAIVNVSSGSELQPLPLMTVYAATKIYVKSFSEALRAEYEKFGITIQHLTPLFVNTKMNAFSQRLQVSSLFVPDATTYAKNAVVTLGKIDSSTGYWAHGVQIFFTLIPPVWIRTKIGQMMNQSLREDYFKQKTS, encoded by the exons ATGTTGATGTTAATCGTTATGTGGGTGCTCGTTGCCCTGATCATGCTGTCGGCGATCCTCGATCCCGTGAGTCGAGTTTCTCGCGCACTCTGGGAAATACTCGTGCCAATTTTCGATCGAACGCCCGTCGATCTCAAAGCGAAATTCGGCGAGTGGGCAG tGGTCACCGGCTCAACCGATGGGATTGGCAAAGCTTACGCAAAAGAGCTCGCCTCGCGCGGCATTAATCTGATCCTAATCAGTCGAACCTTAGCCAGACTCGAGAATACGAGGAATGAAATTCTCGAGGTCAATCCAAAAATCGAGGTCCGAATAATCGTCGCGGATTTCAGCAAAGGCAGAGACGTCGCGGAAGATATAGCTAAAAAACTGGCAAATCTTCCAGTTGGAATTCTTG TTAATAACGTGGGAATGCAGTATTCCTACCCGATGTACGTTGGTGAGGTGCCTCAGGACGATCTATGGGACATTATTAACGTGAACGTGGGTGCAACGACCCTCATGACAAGAATCACAATAAATGGGATGAAGGAGCGGGGCAAAGGTGCTATTGTCAACGTATCATCGGGCTCGGAACTTCAGCCTTTACCACTCATGACTGTTTACGCAGCAACGAAAATCTACGTCAAGAGCTTCTCCGAGGCGTTGAGAGCGGAGTACGAAAAATTTGGCATCACCATCCAACATCTTACTCCACTCTTTGTCAATACGAAGATGAATGCTTTCAGTCAAAGACTTCAG GTTTCTAGTCTCTTCGTACCTGATGCGACAACATATGCGAAAAACGCGGTCGTCACACTGGGCAAAATCGACTCGAGTACCGGTTACTGGGCGCACGGggtacaaatatttttcaccctGATTCCACCGGTGTGGATAAGGACGAAGATCGGTCAGATGATGAATCAGTCGTTGCGGGAGGATTACTTCAAACAGAAGACATCATAA